The stretch of DNA AATCCCAGGCCGTGATCCTCTTCCAACTTGGTTGCCGAGTCAGCCAGTTGGCTTGGGGGGACTGGTAACAGCCGGCACCTCTTGACGGGCTGCTGAGACACGTAAGGGATTTTCGGGTCCGTGCAGGAGCGCTATACGTGGAAGGGCACGGTGGTGATGACGATTTTGGGGAGGGATCGCAGGGCGCGGCGCAGGCGTGGGGCGGTGCGGCTGTGGAGGAGTTGATGGCGCCGGTGCCGGGTGATGATCTCGGGGAGGATCACCGTGAGGGTGAGGTCGGGGTGCTGCCGGTGCAGGGCCTCGATGTAGTGGACGAGAGGTGCCACGGTCGCCCGGTAGGGGGAGACCACGATCTCCAGCGGGAGGTGGTCGCCCCACAACGTCCAGTAGGCGCGTACCCGTTCGGCTTCCTGAGGGGTGAGGCTGATGTGGAGGGCGAGCACGGGCTGGCGGAGAGAGGCCGCGTAGGCGAGGGCCCGCATGCCCGCGAGGTCGAGCGTCGCGAGGGCGACGACGGTGAGGTGGCGGATCTCCCCGGGCAGTTCCTCGTTCTCCGCGTTCGTCTCCGGCCGCGCCGCGTGCCGTCGCGGGGCGGGGGCCGCGTACGGCACGGCGGGCTCCGTACCCGGCCCCACGGCGGTGTGCGCGGGCAGTTCGACGGTGTGCGGGCGCAGGCGCAGGCGTGCCCGGACGGTGGCGTAGTGGTGCCGGATCCGCAGCGTCACGAGCAGGAACAGTCCGACGGCGACGATCGCCACCCACGCACCCGAAGTGAACTTGCTGATGCCCGCGGTGACGAAGACGACGGCCGACAGGAGGCCGCCCAGGGCGTTCAGGAGCAGGCTCTTGCGCCAGTGCCGGTCGCGCAGCCGCCACCAGTGCACGACCATGCCTGCCTGGGAAAGCGTGAAGGCGAGGAAGACACCGACCGCGTACAACGGGATCAGGGCCGCCGTCTGCCCGTCGAACGCCACGTAGACCAGGGTGGCGGCCACCGAGAGCAGGATGATTCCGTTGCTGTAGGCCAGCCGGTCGCCCAGCCGCATGAAGACCCGGGGCGCATAGTCGTCGCGCGCCAGGAGGGACAGGACGCGGGGGAAGTCGTTGTACGCCGTGTTCGCGGCGAGGAGGAGGACGGCCGCGGTGGCGGCCTGGACGAAGACGTACATCCACCCGAAGCCGAAGCCGAGGTGGGCCAGTTGGGAGAGCACCGTCTCCCGGGTACTGGGCACCACGCCGACGAGATGGGTCAGGACGACGATGCCGGCGAACATGGCGATGAGCAGTCCCACCATCCAGGTGAGCGTCGTACGGGCCTGGCGCCACTCCACGGGCTTGAACGCCGGTACCGCGTTGGAGATGGCCTCGATACCGGTCATCGCCGTGGCGCCGGACGAGAACGCCCGCATGATCAGGAAGAGTCCCGCGCTCTCGGTGACCGTGACCGCCGGGGTGGGGCGCGGCCGGAAGTCCTGCCCTGCCGCGTGGACGAGTCCCGAGACGATGAGGGCGAACATGGCGATGATGAAGGCGTAGGTGGGGGCGGCGAAGAGGGCGCCCGCCTGCCGGATGCCGCGCAGGTTTCCGGCGAGGAGAACCATGATCACCCCGACGCCGATGGGCACGGTGTCGGGGGCCAGTGACGGGATCGCCGAGGTGATGGCCGCCACGCCCGAGGCGATCGACACCGCGACGGTGAGGACGTAGTCGGTCATCAGTCCCGCCGCAGCCACCAGACCGGCCACCTGTCCGAGGTTGTCGCCGGCCACGATGTACGAGCCGCCGCCGTGCGGGTAGGCGCGGATGGTCTGACGGTACGACAGCCCGACCGCCAGCATGAGGAACACGATCGCGCCGGAGACCGGGAACGAGTACGCCAGTCCGGCCGTTCCCGCGAGCACGAGGACCGCGAGCATGGCCTCGGGACCGTAGGCGACCGAGGAGAGCGCGTCGGCCGACAGCACGGGCAGAGCCACGAGCTTGCGCATCCGCTCGGACACCAGGGCGGAACTCCTCAGCGGCACCCCCAGGACGAGTCGCCGCGCCCACTCCTCGGCACGGCCCAGCCGACCACTGGGCGGTTCCTCCGTGTCGACCTGCTCGCTCGGCGAAGACGCCCCCAGGGGCGAGAGGGGAACCAGGCGCCCGAACCGGGCCGGCCGGAGCTGTGCCGCCGGGGGGAACGCGCCCAGGTCGGGGTCGACGGGCAGGGCGCGACGCCAAGTCTCGGGAGACGCCGACACCCGGCCCCAGGCACGGCCCACCCGGCGCAGGACGCGCAGCTGTTCCTCGTCCAGTTCGGCCAGTTGCGCGGCAGGTCCGGGCGGCCCCGTTGACTTCCCGCCTCGACTACCGTGTGTATCCGTCACGCCGCGCAGTGTGGTCGATCAGCGCTCCCCGAGCGGCGATGACATGCCGGTCCGACGTGTGCGACTGTCTCCCTCGAGGTGAATCCGCGGCACGTGCCACGGCGCGGGAGTGCTACTCCGGCGTCCGCAGCCCTGCCTTCCACGACCTGCGTTCAAAGGGGCGGGCTGTGTGGCGTGTCGTCTTCTGGGCTGGTGGTGCCGGACAGAGTCATGGCCGTCCCTTTCGGAGCGACCCGCCAGTTTTCCCCGGCGAAAGGGGCCGGCCGTCCCAAGGGTGGCCCCGGTCGCCGGTAGTACGCTGGAAACATCGAGGGCATTCCGCACGTCAGTGCCATGTTGGCGTCGTCGTCGGGGAACAAGAGGCCGGGTGCTCGCACGTAGCACCCGGATGAAGGTTTGCGCCATGAACGACCTTTTCCATACGCCCGCATCCCGTGGAAACAACCGGGCGCTGCGCATGCGAGACGGCCGTACCACCGCCTGATCTGGGCCTTGGTACCACGCTGCACAGACAAGCGACGACCGGACGGCGTGTAGTGGCGTCATGCGGGAGATCCGGTCCGTGAACCACGGTCGCTGGCCGCCGTACAGGACGCGTACGACATCTTGGGAGTACGAGGGCGGTGCGGGCCCTGACCTGCAACGCGAAGCCGTAGGGGCGGCCGGGGCGCAGGAGGGACCGGATGACCGACCGAGAAGACGACGAAGACCAGAGCCCTGTGGGGGCGATCGGCCGGGTGACCGTGCCCATCCCTCCGGACGGCCCGGGGGAAGTGCTCGTGGCGGTACGCGGCGGGACCGAGGCATTCGCCGCGTGGTCGCGGCATCCCATACCCAAGCACGAGCGCGTCATTGTCGTGGACCGCACCTCGGCCCGCTCCGTGGTCGTGGAGCACTTTCCCGACCCGTGAATCACGTTTCCCGTGAATCACGACCCCGACAGGAGAATTCCATGCTGTTCTGGCACGTTCCCGCCCCCGACCAGGCAATGCTCATTTCCGGGTCGAAACGCCGGGCGGAGGACACACAATTCCGGATCGTCACCGGACACGGAAGCTTCGTCTTCCCCGTCAAGCAGAAGGCCCGCTTGCTGTCCCTCGCGCTGCGCGAGGCCGAGATCACCGAGGACTGCGTGACCCAGCAGGGCATTCGCCTCAGGGCCCGAGCCGTCGCGGTGTTCAAAGTGGGTGACGACCCCGCGTCCATAGCCAACGCGGCCCGCCGTTTCCTGGCGGAACAGAACGCCATGGAGGAACTCGTGGGCCGGATCTTCGCCGGACACCTGCGCTCCATCATCGGCGGGCTGACGGTCGAACAGATCATCCGCGAACGTGATCGCGTCGCGCAGGAGGTCAAGGAAGCGAGCCACACCGAGATGGAGAAGCTGGGCATCGTCGTCGACGCCTTGCAGATACAGGAGATCGAGGACGTCTCCGGGTACATCGACAACCTGGCCGCCCCGCACGCCGCCGCGGTCGCCAGTCAGGCACGCATCGCGCAGGCCAAGGCCGACCAGGAAGCCGCCGAACGCGAACAGCAGGCCGCAGCGCTGAAAGCCGAGTACGAACGGGACACCGCCATCAAGCGTGCGGGCTTCCTCGCCGAGACCGAGCAGTCCAATGCCCGCGCCGCGCAAGCCGGCCCGCTCGCCCAGGCCAGGGCCACCCAGGAGGTCACAGAGGAGCAGACTGCCCTGGCCCGGCGCCAGGCAGAACTAGCTGCGCAGCGGCTGGAAGCGGAGGTGCGGCGCCCCGCCGACGCGGAGGCCTACCGCCAGCGCACCCTCGCCGAAGCCCACCGCGATCAGGCCAAGTTCGAAGCGGACGGCGCCGCCTACACCGAGCGGACCATCGCGCAGGCACAGGCCGACGCCAACAACGCCCGCGCCGCCTCCCTCAGGGACGGCAACCAGGAACTGATCGCGGCCAACCGTGTCGTGGAAAACCTGCCCGCCCTCGCAGACGCTGCGGCACGCGGTCTCGCGGGCGCCACCCTCACCGTCCTGAACGGCGCGACGGGGGTCAGCGAGGTGGCATCGGGGATCGTCGGCCAGGGAATGGCGATCCTTGACGCGCTCAAGAGGTCGACGACGATGCCACCCGGCGTGAACGGAGACCGGCCTCGGCCCACCGAAAAGGCATGAACGGCACAACCCCACGACAGCGTGCGTGAAGGTCGCCCACACCGACCGAACCAGACCACCGCCGCGTCGACCGACCGCCGGCAGGCGGGCCGCTTCTGGCACCGGCGCATGAGGGCGGGGCCTCTTGGTAGTTCGGTTCCGGAGCGGCTCAGCCTCTGGTCGGGGCCGGCCCGAGGTCGGATGGTGCTGCCTCGGCTCAGCAGCGGTCAGCGCCGTTATGTCGTCGTAGGTGTGGACATGCCTGCCGGGCCTGGCGGGGACCAGGGAGGCGATCATGGCGGCTGCTAGGTGGTGCCGCCGTCGTTCGCTGAACCAGCACAGTCGGAAGGGCCGGCCGGACCGTCCCGGTATCTACGCGAGGCCGACCGCATCCACATAGCCGACCGGCTGCGTGAAAAGGCCACCGTCCAGGCGATCGCTGCCGAGCTGTGACGCAGCCCCTCCACCATCAGCACGGAGATTCGCCGCAACCGCACCGCCCTGACCGACGGCAGGTGGTACTACCGGCCATACGCAGCCCAACGCCGCGCCAACCGGCGCAAGCCCCGGCCTAAGGTCGGCAAGATCGGTCAGAGCCTCGAGCTGCGGGACTTCATCCAGAAGCACCTCGCCCGACGCTGGAGCCCCGAACAGATCGGCCACGCTCTGCGCAGACGCTTCCCTGACCGGCCGGAGATGCATGTGGTCCACGAGACGATCTACCAGGCCCTCTACGTCCAAGGCCGCGGAGAGCTGCGGCGTGAGCTGACCCGCGCCTGCGGACCGGATGCGCCATCCGGCGCCCCCGCCGGCACTCCGCCCGCCGCCAGCGGTTTCCCCACCCCATGGTCATGATCAGTGACCATCCCGCCGAAGCCACCGACCGGGCCGTCCTTGGCCACTGGGAAGGCGACCTCATCGTCGGCAGCAACTCACGATCCGCCATTGCCACCCTCGTCGAACGCAGCACCCGCTACCTCATGCTGGTCCACCTGCCCCACGGCCACGGAGCAGCGGCCGTCCGCAAGGCACTGGGCGACACCGTCCAGGCCCTGCCACCCCACCTGAGACGCTCACTGACTTGGGACCAGGGCGCTGAAATGGCCGCCCACCATGCCTTCAGCATCGCCACCGACGTCCCGGTCTACTTCTGCGACCCAGGCAGCCCCCGACAACGCGGCTCCAACGAAAACACCAACGGCCTTCTGCGGCAGTACTTCCCCAAGGGCACCGACCTGTCCCGGCACAGCAGGGCCTTGATGCGGTCGCCGAACTCAACAGCCGCCCACGCAAAACGCTCGGCTGGGAAACCCCAGCCGAGCGCCTGCATAAACTGCTCACGGCCTGATCAACACGACCTTGTGTTGCAACGACCCATGGAATCCACCTACCTGACCGGGCCTTCATTTTCTCCTGGCTGTTCGTCAGGCATGTCCAGGATGGCCTCTCGGGTGTACCGAGGGCTCCCTGGGGGCGGGGCCACCCTGGGGGCCATGAGTTCGGTGAGGAGCCTGCTCAGGTCATCCGTGGATAGAGCCAGGCCCAGGGTCTGCGCGATGCGCAGAGCACAGTCCCGGATGGACTGAGCATCCTTCTCGGGCGCCGCCGTGCTCCTGATCTCGTCACACACTCGGCTGAACTGCTCAGCGCTGATCGTTGGCCGACTTGCCGGTTGCGCCATGGTGCGCTCCTCCTGGAAGAGCGGGCCGTTCCACCCGCTCTTCCAGAAAGCGCTGAGCACACGCCAACGGCAACCGGAGAGAGCCGGCGCGCAGGCGCTCGACCAGAGCCGCTCAGGCTTCGTTGGCACGCGCTCAAGGTGCGTCGGCACAGGACAACTGCGCGGCGATCAGGTCCTCCGGGAAAGCAAGGCATCGTACCTGCTATTGCATCATGTGTTCGATTTCTGGCGCATGTGCGCTGGTGAGAGGAGGCGATATACCGTCTGCGGCTCGCCGTACTCGACCACCTCAGCGCCTGCAACCATGCCAATCGCCTCCAGTAGGCGCCGTGAGCCCGTGTTCGCGCTCTGCGTCACCGCCACCACTGGATTCCCGCCCGGTGGATCGCGAGCCCATTCCACCGCGGCAGCGACAGCTTCTCGGCCCAGGCCCCGCTCCCACCACTCCGATAGGAACGTGTACGAGACCTCCGTGCCACCTCGGGGCGAGTCCGGCCGATGGTGACCATCCCGACGAGCTGTGCTTTCGGGCGGTCCTTCACGGCGAACGCCCCCGGCGTCCCGGGGAGCCGCCGATGCCGGACTGCGATCTTGTCCTCGGTCACCGGGCCTCCAAGGAAGCGGCGTACGCGCTCGTCCCGCCACAGGCGCTCGATGGACGGCAGGTCTTCCGCTGTGACCGGACCGAGCGTCAGGCGGGGTGTCTCCAGGAGCGCTGGCCACCAAGCAGGGCCCCGAGCAGACGAGTTGGACGCCATCCGCACCAGCGTGACCGCTTGCCGGCCTTGTGGAGGGTCTGCCACGCCGCGAGGGGGCGTCGCAGTTCGCCGGGGGCAGACAGGAAAGATCCACGAAAGACTGGCCACCGTGTCCAGGATCATGTCAACGTAGACGACCTTCCCGAAAACCCCCAGGTCAGAGAGGCGTCATCTCGTGACCGTGGCTCCCGTGAGCCCTGGATTCTCCACAGGACGGCCGTTTCTACCTCGGCTGGTTTCCGCTCGGCCGCCCTGGCACCGACGGCGAGGGTTGGAAGATCGCTGTCACCGGTACGGCCAAGTTGCGTGGCTATCACATGTCCTTCGACATGAGACGCCGGCCGATGTCGTCGCCGCCGCCGTGGCACGCGTGCTGGAGACCTCCCGGCTTCTGCAACTCCAGATGCCCGAGCCCCGAAGCTCTGAATTGGGGCAAGCTCACCCCTCCGGCCAACCGGCGGTCCTGAAGCCCGCCACCTGCCCTGCTTTACAGCTGACCGTGCAAATCCGCGCGCTGAACCGGCGCTTGGCCCGGCTCATGGAGCATGACTCCCGCACCTGCTGGCACCGGTGGGGTCTCTGCAGAAGTAGACCGATGCCCGCCGCACGGTGAGGCGGCGCGGTCCGGCAAGCAATACGACTCTGGCCGGCCCTGACGGCGGCCGCCGCTCAGTGCGCGACGCAGCAGCAGAACAGGTCAGCCCAGGTTGCGGAACAGCCCCTCCTGGACGACGGACACGATCAGTTGCCCCTCGACGTTGTAGATGCGCCCGCGTGCCAGACCCCGGCCGCCCACCGCGATCGGCGACTCCTGGTCGTACAGGAACCACTCGTCCGCACGGAACGGCCGGTGGAACCACAT from Streptomyces sp. 6-11-2 encodes:
- a CDS encoding GNAT family N-acetyltransferase, translated to MDLSCLPPANCDAPSRRGRPSTRPASGHAGADGVQLVCSGPCLVASAPGDTPPDARSGHSGRPAVHRAPVAGRARTPLPWRPGDRGQDRSPASAAPRDAGGVRREGPPESTARRDGHHRPDSPRGGTEVSYTFLSEWWERGLGREAVAAAVEWARDPPGGNPVVAVTQSANTGSRRLLEAIGMVAGAEVVEYGEPQTVYRLLSPAHMRQKSNT
- a CDS encoding flotillin family protein, with product MLFWHVPAPDQAMLISGSKRRAEDTQFRIVTGHGSFVFPVKQKARLLSLALREAEITEDCVTQQGIRLRARAVAVFKVGDDPASIANAARRFLAEQNAMEELVGRIFAGHLRSIIGGLTVEQIIRERDRVAQEVKEASHTEMEKLGIVVDALQIQEIEDVSGYIDNLAAPHAAAVASQARIAQAKADQEAAEREQQAAALKAEYERDTAIKRAGFLAETEQSNARAAQAGPLAQARATQEVTEEQTALARRQAELAAQRLEAEVRRPADAEAYRQRTLAEAHRDQAKFEADGAAYTERTIAQAQADANNARAASLRDGNQELIAANRVVENLPALADAAARGLAGATLTVLNGATGVSEVASGIVGQGMAILDALKRSTTMPPGVNGDRPRPTEKA
- a CDS encoding APC family permease; amino-acid sequence: MTDTHGSRGGKSTGPPGPAAQLAELDEEQLRVLRRVGRAWGRVSASPETWRRALPVDPDLGAFPPAAQLRPARFGRLVPLSPLGASSPSEQVDTEEPPSGRLGRAEEWARRLVLGVPLRSSALVSERMRKLVALPVLSADALSSVAYGPEAMLAVLVLAGTAGLAYSFPVSGAIVFLMLAVGLSYRQTIRAYPHGGGSYIVAGDNLGQVAGLVAAAGLMTDYVLTVAVSIASGVAAITSAIPSLAPDTVPIGVGVIMVLLAGNLRGIRQAGALFAAPTYAFIIAMFALIVSGLVHAAGQDFRPRPTPAVTVTESAGLFLIMRAFSSGATAMTGIEAISNAVPAFKPVEWRQARTTLTWMVGLLIAMFAGIVVLTHLVGVVPSTRETVLSQLAHLGFGFGWMYVFVQAATAAVLLLAANTAYNDFPRVLSLLARDDYAPRVFMRLGDRLAYSNGIILLSVAATLVYVAFDGQTAALIPLYAVGVFLAFTLSQAGMVVHWWRLRDRHWRKSLLLNALGGLLSAVVFVTAGISKFTSGAWVAIVAVGLFLLVTLRIRHHYATVRARLRLRPHTVELPAHTAVGPGTEPAVPYAAPAPRRHAARPETNAENEELPGEIRHLTVVALATLDLAGMRALAYAASLRQPVLALHISLTPQEAERVRAYWTLWGDHLPLEIVVSPYRATVAPLVHYIEALHRQHPDLTLTVILPEIITRHRRHQLLHSRTAPRLRRALRSLPKIVITTVPFHV